A window of the bacterium genome harbors these coding sequences:
- a CDS encoding YbhB/YbcL family Raf kinase inhibitor-like protein, translating into MGRPGNGRTVLVAFLAGVPLLLCGVGAGWAATSGSLTVTVTGLAPGGVIPQVHAFCVPDGRGHATDGPNVSPAISWSAGPAGTASYAIVTRDADVPSVFTNANQEGKMLAADLRRVDFYHWVLVDIPATAKELPLGADSNGVVANGKPLGPTNFGVRGANSFTPGVHGGYDGPCPPWNDERVHHYHFTVYALDVARLGVSGNFSGPDALRAMRGHILASGEVVGVYSLNPTVRQSLGLK; encoded by the coding sequence GTGGGGCGTCCTGGGAACGGGCGGACCGTGCTGGTCGCGTTTCTGGCCGGGGTTCCTTTGCTGCTCTGCGGCGTCGGCGCGGGGTGGGCGGCGACATCGGGTTCGCTGACTGTCACCGTCACCGGGCTCGCACCGGGCGGGGTAATTCCGCAGGTACATGCTTTCTGCGTTCCGGACGGGCGAGGCCACGCAACCGACGGCCCCAACGTGAGCCCGGCCATCTCTTGGTCCGCCGGGCCGGCCGGGACCGCATCGTACGCGATCGTCACTCGCGATGCCGACGTGCCGTCAGTGTTTACGAACGCGAACCAGGAGGGCAAGATGCTTGCGGCCGATCTGCGGCGCGTCGACTTCTATCACTGGGTTCTGGTGGACATTCCCGCGACGGCGAAGGAGCTGCCGCTCGGCGCAGATTCCAACGGGGTCGTCGCGAACGGGAAGCCGCTGGGTCCGACCAACTTCGGAGTGCGCGGCGCCAACAGCTTCACGCCCGGCGTGCACGGCGGGTACGACGGGCCGTGCCCGCCGTGGAACGACGAACGGGTGCATCACTATCACTTTACCGTGTACGCGCTGGACGTCGCCCGACTTGGCGTGTCCGGCAACTTCAGCGGTCCGGACGCGCTGCGCGCGATGCGGGGGCACATCCTTGCAAGCGGCGAGGTCGTCGGAGTGTACTCGCTTAACCCCACGGTACGGCAGAGCCTGGGCCTGAAGTGA
- a CDS encoding SPOR domain-containing protein: MRGLLAPKTDPERGGGPTMSRTTAGVFAGLFIAAISIGYVVGAVLFPRPVPAGTAAHVGSAQTAASVPGSASTRTPVASTPRPGPGPVVASPPLPGAPRHEPIIAAAPPATVAPRGATPAPLQMRLPAAAPAGAAAGITVPASPHKDPAVSTVSPRAQTPPVPGTAPVARPAPGQAAPGQVQPAHAQPAAPAVAPNVRRTPAQATNPGADLTIPLVRPSAPAAGAGATPPRTSAPGSAASAPAASGSATVSFPTSQGAPGSTSAGVQSPGTSGDPTASGGVGAPGAVPPRTPAAGPAPSGSAAPAPSQAPASPASERFHVQVGTFDVRQDADALAQRLQKHGYSTSVTKDAPYRVWVGGYLDRPTADRLVNALQALGFAATMVP; this comes from the coding sequence ATGCGAGGACTGCTGGCCCCGAAAACGGACCCGGAGCGAGGCGGTGGGCCGACGATGAGCCGGACCACTGCGGGAGTCTTCGCAGGACTCTTCATCGCCGCGATCTCGATTGGGTACGTGGTAGGAGCCGTGTTGTTTCCCAGGCCGGTGCCTGCGGGAACGGCGGCGCACGTTGGATCCGCCCAGACGGCTGCGTCGGTGCCCGGCTCCGCTTCCACGAGGACCCCGGTCGCCAGCACTCCTCGCCCAGGACCTGGTCCTGTGGTGGCGTCGCCGCCGTTGCCGGGTGCACCCCGTCATGAGCCGATCATCGCCGCGGCCCCGCCGGCCACCGTCGCGCCACGGGGCGCGACACCTGCTCCTTTGCAGATGAGGCTTCCGGCCGCTGCTCCGGCCGGTGCGGCCGCCGGTATCACCGTGCCGGCGTCTCCCCACAAGGATCCCGCGGTGTCCACAGTGTCACCGCGAGCGCAAACGCCCCCGGTTCCGGGTACCGCGCCGGTCGCGCGGCCCGCGCCAGGACAGGCGGCGCCCGGGCAAGTGCAGCCTGCGCATGCGCAACCCGCGGCACCGGCCGTTGCCCCCAATGTTCGACGCACACCGGCCCAAGCCACAAACCCAGGCGCCGACCTGACGATCCCGCTGGTCAGGCCGTCGGCACCCGCGGCTGGCGCGGGGGCCACGCCCCCCCGCACGAGCGCTCCAGGATCGGCGGCGTCCGCGCCCGCGGCTTCCGGGTCGGCGACCGTTAGCTTCCCGACGTCCCAGGGAGCGCCGGGGTCGACGTCCGCAGGAGTACAATCGCCGGGGACGTCCGGCGATCCGACGGCATCGGGTGGAGTGGGGGCTCCCGGCGCGGTGCCTCCGAGGACCCCCGCCGCAGGACCGGCGCCCTCCGGATCAGCGGCACCGGCGCCCTCTCAGGCGCCCGCCTCCCCGGCGTCGGAGCGTTTCCACGTGCAGGTCGGGACGTTTGACGTCCGGCAGGATGCCGACGCGCTCGCTCAGCGGCTGCAGAAGCATGGCTACTCGACCTCGGTCACGAAAGACGCGCCGTACCGCGTGTGGGTCGGCGGGTACCTCGATCGGCCGACCGCGGACCGGCTGGTGAACGCCCTGCAAGCGCTCGGGTTTGCCGCCACAATGGTGCCGTAG
- a CDS encoding DNA-formamidopyrimidine glycosylase family protein, which translates to MPELPFLTVLAENLERQVRDRVIEDVVVRGASVLKTVDPPIGAVRGARITGVRRRGKYLLLELDPGLVLTMHLMRNGRLRLVPRTAGGQRPARRAGRDLALVLALDDARDLCLIEMGPKKRAAVWLCRSGEEQAGPPAGLGMEPLSDAFTPDALAGMVREAHMRLKLFLTTQRFVVGIGNAYADEILWAARLSPQVIADKLEAEAIARLHAAITATLSRAIAAHRDELDGALPMKEPLSLLAVHRHGKEPCPRCGTPIAVIYYEDRETYYCPTCQTAGRVYADRRRSRLLK; encoded by the coding sequence ATGCCCGAGTTGCCGTTTCTGACGGTCCTGGCCGAAAACCTTGAGCGACAGGTGCGGGATCGCGTGATCGAGGACGTGGTCGTACGGGGCGCGTCCGTGCTCAAGACTGTCGACCCGCCCATCGGGGCGGTGCGCGGCGCCCGGATCACCGGCGTGAGGCGCCGCGGGAAATACCTGCTCCTGGAACTCGATCCCGGGCTCGTCCTCACGATGCACCTGATGCGCAACGGCCGTCTCCGGCTCGTCCCAAGGACTGCGGGAGGGCAGAGGCCCGCGCGCCGTGCGGGGCGGGATCTCGCGCTCGTGCTCGCCCTCGATGACGCGCGCGACCTGTGCCTGATCGAGATGGGGCCGAAGAAGCGGGCGGCCGTGTGGCTGTGCCGGAGTGGCGAGGAGCAGGCGGGGCCCCCGGCCGGGCTCGGGATGGAGCCGCTTTCCGACGCGTTCACCCCGGATGCGCTCGCGGGCATGGTGCGCGAGGCGCACATGAGGCTCAAGCTCTTTCTGACGACGCAGCGCTTCGTGGTCGGCATCGGGAACGCGTACGCCGACGAGATTCTGTGGGCGGCGCGGCTCTCCCCGCAGGTGATCGCGGACAAGCTGGAAGCGGAGGCGATCGCGCGTCTGCACGCGGCGATCACCGCGACGCTGTCTCGCGCGATCGCCGCGCATCGGGACGAACTCGACGGCGCCCTGCCCATGAAGGAGCCGCTGTCCCTGCTCGCGGTGCACCGCCACGGAAAGGAGCCGTGCCCCCGGTGCGGGACGCCGATCGCGGTGATCTACTACGAGGACCGGGAGACGTACTACTGTCCCACATGCCAGACGGCGGGACGAGTGTACGCGGATCGGCGCCGGTCGCGCCTGTTGAAGTGA
- a CDS encoding M20/M25/M40 family metallo-hydrolase, with product MPVDRVHRYIDEHRGEALETLKGLVRQPSVSAQDNGVKECASYLADLLHGLGIAAEIIPTETQPIVYGEIVRDPRAYTLLCYGHYDVQPPEPLELWETPPFVPTVRDGRLYGRGTGDNKGQLITHVLAANAWMEAAGGPPINLKFVFEGEEESGSRSLGGFVRDHRVKLAADLVYISDGGLHPSGAPTVSLGNRGILGITLVAEGADRDNHSGNKGGVAPNPVWMLVHLLSTMVDRSGRVLIDGFYDHVRPIGPVEERLLAAMDFDPGAFAATMGLDTLPMDGATYWKRIMLEPYFNINGFISGYVGPGSKTIIPSRAECRIDIRLVVDQKTQDILTKVERHVAAVDPRVRVLERGFGVMEASRTPADHPAVGVVAEAIRAYRGTAPYINLSGGGSLPNAVWPNVLGVDHIGVPYANADENNHSPNENLSLERYYDGIHTSAQVFQALADADRKGTLRRATR from the coding sequence ATGCCCGTGGACCGTGTGCACCGGTATATCGACGAACACCGCGGCGAAGCGCTTGAGACGTTGAAAGGATTGGTCCGGCAGCCAAGCGTCAGCGCGCAAGACAACGGCGTGAAGGAGTGCGCCAGCTACCTCGCCGATCTCCTTCACGGGCTCGGGATCGCGGCGGAGATCATCCCGACCGAGACGCAGCCGATCGTATACGGTGAGATCGTTCGGGATCCTCGGGCGTACACACTGCTGTGTTACGGACACTACGACGTGCAGCCGCCCGAACCGCTCGAGTTGTGGGAGACGCCCCCGTTCGTGCCGACGGTCCGCGATGGAAGACTGTACGGCCGGGGCACCGGCGACAATAAGGGCCAGCTCATCACGCACGTGCTCGCGGCGAACGCCTGGATGGAGGCGGCGGGCGGCCCGCCGATCAACCTTAAGTTCGTGTTCGAGGGCGAGGAGGAGTCGGGCTCGCGGAGCCTTGGCGGGTTCGTCCGGGATCATCGGGTCAAGCTCGCGGCCGACCTGGTGTACATCTCCGATGGGGGATTGCATCCGTCCGGCGCACCCACGGTGTCGCTCGGCAATCGTGGCATCCTCGGCATCACGCTCGTCGCCGAAGGCGCGGATCGCGACAACCACTCCGGCAACAAAGGCGGCGTCGCGCCGAACCCGGTGTGGATGCTCGTGCATCTGCTCTCAACGATGGTGGACCGATCGGGACGCGTGCTCATCGACGGGTTCTACGACCACGTCCGGCCGATCGGTCCGGTCGAGGAACGGTTGCTCGCCGCGATGGACTTCGATCCTGGGGCGTTTGCGGCGACCATGGGTTTGGACACGCTGCCGATGGACGGTGCCACGTACTGGAAGCGCATCATGCTGGAGCCGTATTTCAACATCAACGGATTCATCAGCGGCTACGTGGGGCCCGGTTCCAAGACGATCATTCCGTCGCGCGCCGAATGCCGGATCGACATCCGCCTCGTCGTGGATCAGAAGACGCAGGACATTCTTACGAAGGTCGAGCGGCACGTCGCGGCGGTGGACCCCCGTGTGCGGGTCCTGGAGCGGGGGTTCGGGGTGATGGAGGCGAGCCGGACGCCGGCAGACCACCCCGCCGTCGGCGTCGTGGCCGAGGCGATCCGGGCATACCGCGGCACGGCTCCCTACATCAACCTGTCCGGCGGCGGGAGTCTTCCGAACGCGGTGTGGCCGAACGTGCTCGGCGTGGACCACATCGGCGTGCCGTATGCCAACGCGGACGAGAACAACCACAGCCCCAATGAGAATCTGAGCTTGGAACGCTACTACGACGGCATCCATACGAGCGCGCAGGTGTTCCAGGCCCTCGCCGACGCGGATCGGAAGGGGACGCTACGCCGGGCGACGCGGTAG
- a CDS encoding cobalamin-binding protein, translating into MTNVRGTGGGHRTRPSGETGGPPVARIVSLVPSATEIVCRLGLADRLVGVSGDCDFPPDLRDIPALSRPVVAPGLPSSAIDRRIRAGVHTGTSVYHLDAAVLARLHPDVILTQELCAVCAPSFTSVRRAARLLDAAVRIVSLEPRGIHDVLDNIQLVADLAGVAARGRALVAALHARLDAATVRGRATRPRVALVEWLDPIYVGGHWVPEMIAVAGGRDVLGTAGAPSRTVPWQVVLDARPEVLVVAPCGFDVARARAEMHLLTARAGWDDLPAVRRGHVYLVDASSYFSRPGPRLVDGVEILAALLGSETAARGLAPGAAERFVG; encoded by the coding sequence ATGACGAACGTGCGCGGCACAGGGGGTGGGCACCGGACGCGGCCGTCGGGTGAGACGGGCGGCCCGCCCGTTGCGCGCATCGTGTCGCTTGTGCCGAGCGCGACCGAGATCGTGTGCCGCCTCGGCCTGGCCGATCGGCTCGTGGGCGTGTCTGGTGACTGCGACTTCCCGCCCGACCTCCGCGATATTCCGGCGCTGAGCCGTCCCGTGGTCGCGCCGGGTCTGCCGAGCTCCGCGATCGACCGGCGTATTCGCGCGGGCGTGCACACCGGGACGAGCGTCTACCACCTCGACGCGGCCGTGCTGGCCCGCCTCCATCCCGACGTGATCCTCACGCAGGAACTCTGCGCCGTGTGCGCCCCGTCCTTCACGAGCGTGAGGCGTGCCGCGAGGCTGCTTGACGCTGCGGTGCGGATCGTCTCCCTGGAGCCCCGAGGAATCCACGACGTGCTGGACAACATCCAACTGGTCGCCGATCTCGCCGGCGTCGCCGCGCGCGGCCGGGCGCTCGTCGCGGCCCTACACGCACGGCTCGATGCCGCCACTGTGCGGGGTCGCGCGACACGTCCGCGCGTCGCCCTGGTCGAGTGGCTCGACCCGATCTACGTGGGCGGACACTGGGTGCCGGAGATGATCGCCGTCGCGGGGGGGCGTGACGTGCTCGGGACGGCGGGCGCCCCCTCACGGACCGTCCCCTGGCAGGTCGTGCTCGACGCCCGCCCCGAGGTCCTGGTCGTGGCCCCGTGCGGATTCGACGTCGCGCGTGCCCGGGCGGAGATGCATCTGCTCACCGCGCGTGCGGGCTGGGATGACCTGCCGGCCGTGCGCCGGGGGCACGTGTACCTCGTCGACGCATCGTCGTACTTCAGTCGGCCCGGTCCGCGGCTCGTGGACGGCGTGGAGATTCTCGCCGCGTTGCTCGGCTCGGAGACCGCGGCGCGCGGCCTGGCGCCGGGCGCAGCGGAGCGGTTCGTGGGTTGA
- a CDS encoding MFS transporter, giving the protein MALLVAMTSSFITPYMATSINVALPTIGREFGLNALGLSWVTTAYLLAAAVSLVPLGRIADLHGRKRMFVGSLALYTVTAFLCARAPSAPLLIAFRALQGIGGGTIFGMSAAIVVSMYPQAERGRALGIIIACVYGSQAVSPLLGGLLTEYFGWRSIFMTTVPLAAATIALTLWRLHGEWASPHRERFDVPGACLYGAMLIGLMYGLTRLPERAGVTLVLLGLAAAAAFVRWERSVAHPVLNVRLFLENRVYAFSNLAALLNYSATYATAFLLSLYLQYVRGLSADRAGVILLAQAVLQAASSPFAGRLSDRVEPRWPASIGMALTATGLFLLATIHDATPASFIVGSLLVVGLGFGLFSSPNTNAVMSSVGPEIYGVASNTLSTMRLVGQILSMGMVTLVFNTYLGGATITPELHAPFLAATHTAFGVFGTLCIIGMLASLTRGGLHSPARTVAGS; this is encoded by the coding sequence GTGGCGTTGCTGGTCGCGATGACCTCGTCGTTCATCACCCCCTACATGGCCACCTCGATCAACGTCGCGCTCCCGACGATCGGTCGGGAGTTCGGGCTGAACGCCCTAGGGTTGAGTTGGGTGACGACTGCGTATCTGCTCGCGGCCGCGGTTTCCCTCGTGCCCCTCGGCCGCATCGCCGACCTTCACGGCCGCAAGCGCATGTTCGTCGGCAGCCTGGCGCTGTACACAGTGACGGCGTTCCTCTGCGCGCGGGCACCGTCGGCGCCGCTGCTGATCGCGTTCCGCGCTCTCCAGGGGATCGGTGGCGGGACCATTTTCGGCATGAGCGCGGCGATCGTCGTCTCGATGTACCCACAGGCCGAGCGGGGACGGGCGCTCGGCATCATCATCGCGTGTGTCTACGGGTCCCAGGCCGTCAGCCCGCTGCTCGGCGGCCTGCTGACGGAGTACTTCGGGTGGCGCTCCATCTTCATGACGACGGTGCCACTCGCGGCTGCGACGATCGCGCTGACCCTCTGGCGGCTCCACGGAGAGTGGGCGTCGCCGCACCGGGAGCGGTTCGACGTGCCCGGCGCGTGCCTGTACGGCGCGATGCTGATCGGGCTGATGTATGGGCTGACGCGGCTGCCCGAGCGCGCCGGCGTGACGCTCGTGCTGCTCGGACTCGCAGCCGCGGCGGCGTTTGTCCGGTGGGAGCGCAGCGTCGCCCACCCGGTCCTGAACGTGCGTCTCTTCCTCGAGAACCGGGTGTACGCGTTCTCAAATCTGGCTGCGCTCCTGAACTACAGCGCCACGTACGCCACCGCGTTTCTGTTGAGCCTCTACCTGCAATATGTCCGCGGGTTGTCGGCGGATCGCGCCGGTGTCATCCTCCTCGCGCAGGCGGTGCTGCAAGCCGCGTCGTCGCCCTTTGCGGGTCGACTCTCCGATCGGGTAGAGCCGCGCTGGCCGGCGTCGATCGGCATGGCGCTGACGGCCACCGGGCTGTTTCTGCTGGCCACGATCCACGACGCCACGCCCGCGTCGTTCATCGTCGGCAGCCTGCTCGTCGTCGGGTTGGGATTCGGCCTGTTCTCGTCGCCGAACACCAACGCGGTGATGAGCTCGGTGGGACCCGAGATCTACGGCGTTGCGTCGAACACGCTGTCGACGATGCGGCTCGTCGGTCAGATACTCAGCATGGGAATGGTGACGCTGGTCTTCAATACCTACCTTGGCGGGGCGACGATCACGCCCGAGCTCCACGCGCCCTTCCTCGCAGCGACCCACACCGCATTCGGTGTGTTCGGCACCCTGTGTATTATCGGCATGCTTGCGTCGCTCACGCGCGGAGGGCTCCATTCACCCGCGCGGACCGTCGCAGGTTCATGA
- a CDS encoding MFS transporter, whose protein sequence is MVSADVPARRLNVAALGAGWAVFVIANAQRIDVVPFFGRLRSYYHVDYTGAGGLLSAYLLGYVMAQVPMGLAADNLPTRRVTLTGLALMTVTSGLFALTHQYWLAMLLRFLMGISAAALYSSTVKQLLGVAPSRGTAMGLLQSGAGTGVVVGLLGLPLLDQVIGLWPAFLALTAATAVTDVYAAACLPPVGQRGPAAGTMAQQVGGIVRDRYFRYIASCNALALFSVYGITAWVPTYLQTEFRFSGAAAGGVAALINVGLAVASPATGALSDRLGVRGPVVIAGVGTLVLAFALLVGVPSPAGVIASAVIAGLGIALTLPILTTMTTDVFGVRRAGVAISLNLAVSQVASTISGVLFGFLLDATRSFHLVWSVGLAVAVVGLVPAALLRAREAAGAVAGAQG, encoded by the coding sequence ATGGTGAGCGCCGACGTGCCGGCGCGCCGGTTGAACGTTGCCGCGCTCGGCGCCGGGTGGGCCGTGTTTGTAATCGCGAACGCCCAGCGCATCGACGTCGTGCCGTTCTTCGGCCGCCTGCGTTCGTACTACCACGTGGACTATACCGGCGCCGGCGGGCTGCTCTCCGCGTATCTGCTCGGATACGTGATGGCGCAGGTGCCGATGGGGCTCGCCGCCGACAACCTGCCGACGCGGCGCGTCACGCTGACCGGTCTCGCGCTGATGACCGTTACGTCGGGGCTGTTCGCGCTGACCCACCAGTACTGGCTGGCGATGCTGCTGCGCTTCCTGATGGGGATCAGCGCCGCGGCGCTGTATTCGTCGACCGTGAAGCAGCTGCTCGGCGTCGCCCCGAGTCGGGGCACGGCGATGGGTCTTCTGCAATCGGGCGCCGGCACCGGCGTGGTCGTCGGGTTGCTCGGGTTACCGCTGTTGGACCAGGTGATTGGGCTGTGGCCGGCGTTTCTCGCCTTGACCGCGGCGACCGCGGTGACGGATGTCTACGCGGCCGCGTGCCTGCCGCCGGTCGGACAGCGCGGCCCCGCCGCGGGCACGATGGCCCAACAGGTGGGCGGCATCGTGCGCGACCGCTACTTCCGGTACATCGCGTCGTGCAACGCGCTCGCTCTGTTCAGCGTGTACGGCATCACGGCTTGGGTACCAACGTACCTGCAGACCGAGTTTCGCTTCAGCGGTGCGGCCGCAGGTGGCGTCGCGGCCCTGATCAACGTCGGCCTCGCGGTGGCGTCGCCGGCGACCGGGGCGCTCTCCGACCGGCTCGGGGTGCGCGGCCCCGTGGTGATCGCCGGCGTCGGCACGCTCGTGCTGGCGTTCGCGCTGCTCGTGGGCGTCCCGAGTCCGGCGGGGGTCATCGCGAGTGCGGTGATCGCCGGGCTCGGGATCGCGCTCACGCTGCCGATCCTGACGACGATGACCACGGATGTGTTCGGGGTCCGGCGCGCAGGCGTGGCGATCTCGCTCAATCTCGCGGTGAGCCAGGTCGCCTCCACGATCTCGGGTGTGCTGTTTGGCTTTCTCCTGGACGCGACCCGCAGTTTCCATCTGGTATGGAGCGTGGGGCTTGCGGTTGCCGTCGTGGGTCTCGTGCCGGCAGCGCTGTTGCGCGCCCGCGAGGCGGCCGGCGCGGTCGCGGGCGCGCAGGGATAG
- a CDS encoding peptidyl-alpha-hydroxyglycine alpha-amidating lyase family protein — protein sequence MTTVGSGAYVYEVVEPWGALPDGWSFKEISGIGVDRHDRVYVFSRGEHPVTVFDRDGAFLASWGEGLFTRPHAVTMGPDDTIYLTDDGDHTVRKCTLDGRVLRTIGAPGQPAPKYSGRPFNRCTHVAVGPDGSLYITDGYGNSRIHQFSPDGAWRRSWGEPGTDPGQFNLPHAIGVDRAGLLYVADRENHRVQVFDADGRYQTQWNNMYRPCGLFVDTRDPAGDRVYVGELCPSLAVSEGVANLGARVAVYATDQGLLARLGDRFPGSEPGQFVAPHTIAVDSHGDVYVGEVSWTIRGRLLTPPRELRCLSKLRRVRR from the coding sequence GTGACCACGGTAGGCAGCGGAGCGTACGTCTACGAGGTCGTCGAGCCCTGGGGCGCGTTGCCCGACGGCTGGTCGTTTAAGGAGATCTCGGGCATCGGCGTCGACCGGCACGATCGCGTGTATGTGTTCAGCCGCGGCGAGCACCCAGTGACGGTGTTCGACCGGGACGGCGCGTTTCTCGCATCATGGGGGGAGGGCCTCTTCACCCGCCCGCACGCGGTAACGATGGGTCCCGACGACACCATCTATCTCACGGACGACGGCGACCACACGGTGCGCAAGTGCACACTCGACGGCCGGGTGCTCCGTACCATCGGGGCCCCCGGGCAACCCGCGCCCAAGTACAGCGGGCGTCCGTTCAACCGCTGCACGCACGTCGCCGTCGGCCCGGATGGGTCGCTCTACATTACCGACGGCTACGGCAACTCGCGGATCCATCAGTTCTCACCCGACGGCGCGTGGCGGCGCTCGTGGGGCGAGCCGGGGACGGACCCCGGCCAGTTCAACCTGCCCCACGCGATCGGCGTCGATCGCGCGGGGCTATTGTACGTCGCCGACCGGGAGAACCACCGCGTCCAGGTCTTTGACGCCGACGGCCGGTATCAGACCCAGTGGAACAACATGTACCGGCCCTGCGGGCTCTTCGTCGACACCCGCGACCCCGCGGGAGACCGCGTCTACGTCGGCGAGCTCTGTCCCAGCCTAGCGGTGAGCGAGGGGGTGGCCAATCTCGGCGCGCGCGTCGCCGTGTACGCGACGGATCAAGGGTTGCTCGCGCGCCTCGGGGATCGATTCCCGGGCAGCGAGCCCGGCCAGTTCGTCGCGCCCCACACCATCGCCGTGGACTCCCACGGCGACGTGTACGTCGGCGAGGTCTCCTGGACGATCCGCGGACGGCTGCTGACCCCGCCCCGGGAGCTCCGGTGCCTGTCCAAGCTCAGGCGCGTTCGGCGATAG
- a CDS encoding winged helix DNA-binding domain-containing protein has translation MLRLTWARAASWRIRRHHLVQRAPAGSMLAVASRLCGVHAQLMSSAELSLWARVEDLDRRAVQRALWEDRTLVKTWAMRGTLHLLPADELSLWHAALGTSRRYLKPAQWQKYFGITLEELDRLTAAIAAALDGRVMTREELVQEVGRLTGSAAFGAKLAQSRWGTILKPAAFAGHLCFGPSVGQRVRFTRPDTWLAAAPRSIDPQAAAAAVTRRFLAAYGPATYQDFARWWGGGGSVSTARHWIASLGDEVAPVELSGTPAWMLAVHIRDVCERPSSRSVRLLPGFDQYVVAASCHAEHLLPGDLRHRVYRPQGWISPVLLVNGRMEGTWRHKFKGSRVDVVIEPFVKAPAWVRRAAGQEAERLAAFLGRTLSLAWKR, from the coding sequence ATGCTGAGGCTGACCTGGGCCCGGGCGGCGTCCTGGCGCATCCGGCGCCATCACCTCGTTCAGCGCGCGCCCGCCGGGAGCATGCTCGCGGTCGCCAGCCGCCTCTGCGGCGTGCACGCTCAGCTGATGTCCTCGGCCGAGCTGAGCCTGTGGGCCAGGGTCGAGGATCTCGACCGACGGGCCGTTCAGCGCGCGCTGTGGGAGGACCGCACGCTCGTCAAAACCTGGGCCATGCGGGGTACGCTGCACTTGCTTCCCGCCGACGAGCTCTCGCTGTGGCACGCCGCCCTCGGTACGAGTCGGCGGTATCTGAAGCCCGCACAGTGGCAGAAGTACTTCGGGATCACGCTTGAGGAGCTCGACCGCCTGACGGCCGCGATCGCGGCCGCGCTTGACGGCCGGGTGATGACGCGAGAAGAGTTGGTGCAGGAGGTGGGACGGCTCACCGGGTCGGCCGCGTTCGGCGCGAAGCTCGCGCAGAGCCGTTGGGGCACCATCCTGAAGCCGGCGGCGTTCGCTGGCCACCTGTGCTTCGGGCCCAGCGTGGGCCAGCGCGTCCGGTTCACGCGTCCGGATACCTGGTTGGCGGCGGCACCGCGGTCGATTGATCCGCAGGCTGCGGCGGCCGCCGTCACGCGCCGCTTCCTGGCGGCGTACGGTCCGGCCACGTACCAGGATTTCGCGCGCTGGTGGGGGGGCGGTGGCAGCGTGTCCACCGCCCGGCACTGGATCGCCTCGCTCGGCGACGAGGTGGCACCGGTCGAGTTGAGCGGTACGCCAGCGTGGATGCTCGCCGTCCACATCCGCGACGTCTGCGAGCGTCCGTCCAGCCGGTCGGTCCGCTTACTCCCCGGCTTCGATCAGTACGTGGTCGCCGCGTCCTGCCACGCCGAGCACCTGCTGCCCGGCGATCTGCGGCACCGCGTCTATCGCCCGCAGGGCTGGATTTCTCCGGTCCTGCTGGTCAATGGTCGGATGGAGGGCACCTGGCGGCACAAGTTCAAAGGCAGCCGCGTCGACGTCGTCATCGAGCCGTTCGTCAAGGCGCCGGCATGGGTGCGCCGCGCGGCCGGGC